In Thermosynechococcus sichuanensis E542, a single genomic region encodes these proteins:
- a CDS encoding ArsR/SmtB family transcription factor produces the protein MVDLPSPELLVHVADYFKVLAEPSRLQVLCALKQGRRNVSEIIQETGLGQANVSKHLKTLAQAGLVRRQPQGVTVYYEIADPTIFPLCDLVCQRLKQRIEEQSQVVKELVHNFS, from the coding sequence ATGGTTGACCTCCCTTCCCCTGAGTTGCTTGTGCATGTCGCTGACTATTTCAAAGTGCTGGCAGAACCGAGCCGCCTGCAAGTGCTCTGTGCCCTAAAACAGGGACGACGCAATGTCTCAGAGATTATTCAAGAGACGGGGTTGGGGCAGGCCAATGTCTCAAAGCACTTGAAAACCCTTGCCCAAGCCGGTCTGGTGCGGCGACAACCTCAAGGGGTTACCGTCTATTATGAAATTGCTGACCCAACGATCTTTCCCCTGTGTGACTTGGTGTGCCAGCGACTTAAGCAGCGCATTGAGGAGCAATCCCAAGTGGTCAAGGAATTGGTGCATAATTTCTCCTAG
- a CDS encoding B12-binding domain-containing radical SAM protein — MNLSRSTDEIKLVPEMTGGRVPYTPRNHRRILCIFPRYSRSFGTFHHAYPLMGTVRAFMPPQGILLVAAYLPESWEVRLIDENVRPATDADYAWADIVITSGMHIQRPQILEINDIAHRHGKLTALGGPSVSSCPEYYPDVDILHLGELGDATDKMIAYFDEYGSQRPPQQLIFETTARLPLSEFPIPAYQHVRMENYFLGSVQFSSGCPFRCEFCDIPELYGRNPRLKTPQQILKELDTMLASGNPGAVYFVDDNFIGNRRAVTELLPHLIDWQKANGYPLQFACEATLNIAQSPKLLEMMREAYFCTIFCGIETPEPEALHAIHKDQNLSMPILQAVQTLNSYGMEVVSGIIIGFDTDTPQTGDRILEFIRASHIPTLTINLLHALPRTPLWRRLEAEGRLNHDESRESNVEFLMPYEEVVEMWRRTITTAYEPEFLYERFAYQMEHTYPNRIAVPNSPARLSRENILRGLRIMKNLLWQVGLWGSYRKTFWKLAWPALKKGQIEQVIHVGVVGHHLINFAQECARGDEAASFYAQRLRRQKTTATSSKSAIKLPVKLR, encoded by the coding sequence ATGAACCTTAGTCGGAGCACCGATGAGATTAAATTGGTTCCCGAGATGACCGGTGGTCGAGTCCCCTATACCCCCCGCAACCATCGCCGTATTCTCTGCATTTTCCCCCGCTACAGCCGCTCCTTTGGTACGTTTCACCACGCCTACCCCCTCATGGGCACGGTGCGCGCCTTTATGCCACCCCAAGGAATTCTATTGGTAGCCGCCTATCTTCCTGAATCGTGGGAGGTGCGCCTGATTGATGAAAATGTACGGCCAGCAACCGATGCTGACTATGCTTGGGCCGATATTGTCATTACTAGCGGCATGCACATTCAACGGCCACAAATTTTAGAAATCAACGACATTGCCCATCGTCACGGTAAACTCACTGCCCTCGGCGGGCCTTCGGTCTCCAGTTGTCCGGAATACTATCCCGATGTGGATATTCTCCATCTTGGGGAACTGGGGGATGCTACAGACAAAATGATTGCCTACTTTGACGAGTACGGCAGCCAGCGCCCCCCCCAACAATTAATCTTTGAAACCACGGCACGCTTACCCCTGAGTGAGTTTCCCATCCCTGCCTACCAGCACGTGCGCATGGAAAATTACTTCCTCGGCAGTGTGCAGTTTTCCAGTGGCTGTCCCTTTCGCTGTGAGTTTTGCGATATTCCCGAACTCTATGGCCGCAATCCACGCCTGAAAACGCCACAGCAGATCCTCAAGGAATTGGACACGATGCTCGCTTCTGGGAATCCGGGGGCGGTCTATTTCGTTGACGATAACTTTATTGGCAATCGCCGCGCCGTAACCGAACTGCTACCGCACCTCATTGACTGGCAAAAGGCCAATGGCTACCCGTTGCAATTTGCCTGCGAAGCGACGCTGAACATTGCCCAAAGCCCAAAACTCCTAGAAATGATGCGGGAAGCCTATTTCTGTACCATTTTCTGTGGCATTGAAACCCCGGAACCTGAAGCGCTCCATGCCATCCACAAAGACCAAAACCTCAGTATGCCGATTTTGCAGGCGGTGCAAACCCTCAATAGCTACGGCATGGAAGTGGTTTCTGGGATCATTATTGGCTTTGATACCGATACCCCCCAAACGGGCGATCGCATTCTTGAGTTTATTCGCGCTTCCCACATCCCCACATTGACGATCAACCTGCTGCATGCTCTACCCCGTACTCCCCTCTGGCGTCGCCTTGAAGCAGAAGGCCGCCTCAACCATGACGAAAGCCGCGAATCCAATGTTGAGTTCCTAATGCCCTACGAAGAAGTGGTGGAAATGTGGCGCCGCACCATCACCACCGCCTATGAACCAGAGTTTCTCTACGAGCGGTTTGCCTATCAAATGGAACACACCTATCCCAACCGCATTGCCGTGCCCAATAGCCCAGCTCGCCTCAGCCGCGAAAATATCCTGCGGGGACTGCGGATCATGAAAAACCTCCTCTGGCAGGTGGGACTTTGGGGTAGCTATCGCAAGACGTTCTGGAAATTGGCATGGCCTGCCCTGAAAAAAGGCCAAATCGAACAAGTGATCCACGTGGGTGTGGTCGGGCATCATCTCATTAACTTTGCCCAAGAATGTGCTCGCGGGGATGAAGCGGCGTCCTTCTATGCCCAGCGCCTACGCCGCCAAAAGACAACAGCCACCTCATCCAAATCTGCCATCAAGTTGCCGGTCAAACTGCGCTAG
- the cpdA gene encoding 3',5'-cyclic-AMP phosphodiesterase, translated as MKQPIRLIQLSDLHLFATAAGRLLGLPTAQSLAAVLETIRNHFPVDALLLTGDLAQEPIAATYERLATAFADFTCPVYWIAGNHDEPKAMLPALERPPLKCDRQINLGAWQGLLLSSQADGKVHGELSPETLSWLEDTLSRSGDRPTFIALHHPPFETGAPWLDSSRLQNPEHLFAVLDRHPQVKLVLFGHIHQEFVTERQGVTYLGCPSTCIQFLPRAPEFSLEPIGPGFRHLSLYPDGTFSTHIERVEIPLTLDFSAKGY; from the coding sequence ATGAAGCAACCTATTCGCCTGATCCAGTTATCGGATCTGCACTTATTTGCCACCGCTGCCGGCAGACTCCTTGGCCTGCCTACGGCTCAATCCCTCGCTGCGGTTTTAGAGACCATTCGCAATCATTTTCCTGTGGATGCTTTACTGCTCACAGGAGACTTAGCCCAAGAACCGATTGCTGCCACCTACGAACGTTTGGCCACGGCTTTTGCCGACTTCACCTGTCCCGTATATTGGATTGCCGGCAACCATGATGAACCCAAGGCAATGCTGCCGGCCTTGGAACGTCCCCCGCTGAAGTGCGATCGCCAGATCAATCTTGGGGCTTGGCAAGGCCTGCTCCTCAGTTCCCAAGCGGATGGCAAAGTCCATGGTGAATTGAGTCCTGAAACCCTAAGCTGGCTAGAGGACACCCTGAGTCGCAGTGGCGATCGCCCCACCTTTATTGCCCTGCACCATCCCCCCTTTGAGACCGGTGCCCCTTGGCTCGACAGTAGCCGCCTACAAAATCCTGAGCACCTTTTTGCCGTGTTGGATCGCCATCCGCAGGTGAAGCTCGTCCTCTTTGGTCATATCCATCAGGAATTTGTCACCGAGCGGCAAGGGGTGACGTATCTCGGTTGCCCCTCCACCTGTATCCAGTTTTTGCCCCGCGCCCCTGAATTTTCCCTTGAACCCATTGGTCCGGGATTTCGTCATCTATCCCTATACCCCGATGGCACCTTTAGCACCCACATTGAGCGGGTAGAGATTCCCCTGACATTGGACTTTAGTGCCAAAGGGTACTAA
- a CDS encoding DMT family transporter, with protein MVAMKEVMPHTSPLWVAGVRLVPAGLLVLAVAIALGKPQPNSLRAWGWISLFALVDGFLFQGFLATGLAKTGAGLGSVMIDSQPLAVALLSRWLYQERVGGWGWLGLFLGLVGISGIGLGDDLLTLLQQPSAWQGIPWGQWWQRGELWMLLAALSMAVGTILMRPLARYADPVMATGWHMVLGGLPLLLLPSLNTPAPWAALHWPDVLNLSYATLFGSALSYGVFFYFAAKGNLTSLSALTFLTPIFALTFGHWFLGETLSPVQLVGVGLTLVSIYIINQRQVLGQWWQQLPLPTRLRESTTSVSVKVIDRMK; from the coding sequence ATGGTGGCCATGAAAGAGGTGATGCCCCATACCTCGCCGCTGTGGGTTGCCGGTGTGCGCCTTGTGCCCGCAGGCCTTCTGGTTTTAGCGGTGGCGATCGCCCTCGGTAAACCCCAACCCAATAGCTTGCGCGCCTGGGGATGGATTAGTCTGTTTGCCCTTGTGGATGGCTTTTTATTTCAGGGGTTTCTGGCCACGGGCTTAGCAAAAACTGGCGCCGGTCTTGGCTCTGTGATGATTGACTCCCAACCCTTGGCGGTGGCACTGCTGTCCCGCTGGCTGTATCAGGAGCGGGTTGGGGGCTGGGGCTGGCTGGGGCTATTCCTTGGCTTAGTGGGCATTAGTGGCATTGGTTTAGGCGATGATCTGTTGACGCTGCTCCAGCAACCTAGCGCATGGCAAGGCATTCCTTGGGGACAGTGGTGGCAGCGGGGCGAACTGTGGATGCTGTTGGCTGCCCTCTCGATGGCCGTGGGAACGATTCTCATGCGTCCCTTGGCACGCTATGCCGATCCAGTTATGGCGACAGGCTGGCACATGGTCTTGGGTGGCTTGCCCCTATTGCTCTTACCGAGCTTGAATACCCCAGCGCCTTGGGCAGCCCTCCACTGGCCGGATGTCCTCAACCTTAGCTATGCCACCCTCTTTGGTAGTGCCCTGTCCTACGGTGTCTTTTTCTATTTTGCCGCCAAAGGAAATCTCACCAGTCTCAGTGCCCTGACGTTTCTCACGCCCATCTTTGCCCTCACCTTTGGGCATTGGTTCTTGGGAGAAACCCTGAGTCCAGTTCAGTTGGTGGGGGTGGGTCTGACGCTGGTTAGCATTTACATCATCAATCAACGCCAAGTGCTGGGGCAGTGGTGGCAACAACTCCCCTTACCTACACGCTTGCGTGAATCGACAACCTCTGTGAGTGTTAAGGTGATTGATCGGATGAAGTAG